A part of Methanocorpusculum vombati genomic DNA contains:
- a CDS encoding protease inhibitor I42 family protein: MARLGIAVFVLIAVAVCIFSAGCIGTDTPATPTPTATPAATVVPTQEPTKLPDNMTPVTTITVEKYGVAVPAGNMIRYLVPSNPTTGYQWFADNVTGLVINQTYEAAPETAGLAGAGGNEIFTITADKAGTYQFVANYQRAWEDKIPEATLNQTLVFSNGTKTETTDPLLSVTFEGIVSPAAGETVKITTEGNPTTGYQWTAVPGLSATKSDNLVILNATYVPTPVADGIVGSGGTYEWLVTAEKPGTYEFRAQYKRSWEDEPAGEFFFTITFR, from the coding sequence CGTTGCTGTCTGCATCTTCAGTGCAGGCTGTATCGGAACCGATACGCCGGCAACTCCCACACCAACGGCAACGCCCGCGGCGACCGTCGTACCGACACAGGAACCAACAAAACTCCCGGACAACATGACACCCGTCACCACCATTACTGTGGAAAAGTACGGCGTGGCTGTTCCGGCAGGCAACATGATCCGCTACCTTGTCCCAAGCAACCCGACCACCGGTTACCAGTGGTTTGCCGACAATGTTACCGGTCTTGTGATCAACCAGACCTATGAAGCGGCCCCGGAAACTGCCGGCCTTGCCGGTGCCGGCGGCAATGAGATCTTCACGATCACGGCAGACAAAGCAGGCACCTATCAGTTTGTTGCAAACTATCAGCGTGCGTGGGAAGACAAGATCCCTGAGGCAACCCTGAATCAGACGCTGGTTTTCTCCAACGGAACAAAAACGGAAACCACCGATCCGCTGCTCTCTGTTACCTTCGAAGGCATTGTCAGCCCGGCAGCAGGTGAAACGGTCAAAATCACCACAGAAGGCAACCCGACCACCGGCTATCAGTGGACTGCTGTTCCCGGTCTTTCCGCTACAAAGAGTGACAACCTTGTCATCCTGAATGCGACCTATGTCCCGACTCCGGTCGCAGACGGCATTGTCGGCTCCGGCGGAACCTATGAGTGGCTTGTTACCGCAGAAAAACCCGGAACATATGAGTTCCGCGCCCAGTACAAGCGTTCCTGGGAAGATGAACCTGCGGGCGAGTTCTTCTTTACCATCACCTTCC